TGAAAAACAGTTCACGATGATATACCGCGCTGAAGGTAAAGGAACGACGCTGTTATCACAGCGTAAAGAGGCGGAAGCGGTCGATATCCTTGGACCCCTTGGCAACGGATTTCCCGTTCATGAGGCCAAAAAGGGCGAAACGGCATTATTGGTTGGTGGCGGGATTGGGGTCCCGCCCCTGTATCAATTATCACGGATGTTGGTTGCGAAAGGTGTTAAGGTAATCCATGTATTGGGCTTCCAGACCAAGTCAGCCATCTTTTACGAAAAAGAATTCAGTGAATTAGGTGATACTTATATTGCCACGGTGGATGGTTCATATGGGACAAAAGGATTTGTTACGACTGTAATAGACAACCTGGAGCAAGAGTTTGCAACGATCTTTTCATGCGGGCCGACACCAATGTTAAAAGC
The DNA window shown above is from Peribacillus sp. FSL P2-0133 and carries:
- a CDS encoding dihydroorotate dehydrogenase electron transfer subunit; translation: MIKKERMKVLNHKELAPSIFELTLQGELVSEMNQPGQFVQVKTTDGTEPLLRRPISISSYNNSEKQFTMIYRAEGKGTTLLSQRKEAEAVDILGPLGNGFPVHEAKKGETALLVGGGIGVPPLYQLSRMLVAKGVKVIHVLGFQTKSAIFYEKEFSELGDTYIATVDGSYGTKGFVTTVIDNLEQEFATIFSCGPTPMLKALEAGYREKKLYLSLEERMGCGIGACFACVCHTGDDPTGFSYKKVCSDGPVFRAGEVVL